Proteins from a genomic interval of Colletes latitarsis isolate SP2378_abdomen chromosome 3, iyColLati1, whole genome shotgun sequence:
- the Gammacop gene encoding coat protein (coatomer) gamma has translation MMPFKRDKKEEEDGGGNPFQNLEKTTVLQEARTFNDTPVNPRKCAHILTKILYLLNQGEQLGTTEATEAFFAMTKLFQSRDIVLRRLVYLGIKELSSLAEDVIIVTSSLTKDMTGKEDLYRAAAIRALCTITDGGMLTTIERYMKQAIVDRSPAVSSAALVSSLHLTSVSADVTRRWANEAQEALYSANVMVQYHALGVLYQARKSDKHAVIKLVAKLMRTSPKSPYAACMLIRMACKLLEEVDEGEELLGFIESCLRQKSEMVVYEAAHALVNLGRSGAREIGLAISVLQLFCGSPKPALRFAAVRTLNKVAMTHPAAVTACNLDLENLITDSNRSIATLAITTLLKTGAESSVDRLMKQIATFVSEISDEFKVVVVQAIRALCQKFPRKHAVLMNFLSAMLRDEGGLEYKAAIADTIIAVMEGNAEAKEAGLAHLCEFIEDCEHISLAVRILHLLGQEGPTSKQPSRYIRFIYNRVILESASVRAAAVTALARFAAACPPLLPNVLVLLSRCQLDSDDEVRDRAAYYCTILQQQNDPNVLPLIQPPLLSVPSLERALRNYMRTPMEEPFDISQIPSAQTTEEPAQVEVHTTVKQQQPRLTREESFVEKLLQVPRLAAIIRDSTLLKSSPVFELTESETEYNVKCIKHTFTDLLVLQFDCINTLSDQLLEDVTVAVETPENYTMICEVPCPRLSCNEPGTTYTVLKYPEDVHASVATIPTTLRFMARDCDPATAIPDAEQGYNDEYMLEDLEVTLADQVRGMGNRGLDFGAAWEAAVAKEYTKLEETFALGPSVTTLEGAIQSLTGFLGLEAVERSNRVPSGATVHNLLLNGVFRGGKVVLARARLALFGNQVTMQLSVLCQDPDIAELIVSSVG, from the exons ATGATGCCCTTTAAACGCGACAAAAAGGAAGAAGAAGATG GCGGAGGAAACCCGTTTCAGAATCTGGAGAAGACGACCGTCCTCCAAGAAGCTCGTACTTTCAACGACACTCCGGTAAATCCGAGAAAATGCGCGCACATCCTTACAAAGATACTATATCTGCTGAACCAAGGAGAGCAGTTGGGCACTACGGAAGCTACAGAAGCATTTTTTGCCATGACCAAATTGTTTCAATCCCGAGACATTGTTCTGAGAAGATTGGTCTATTTAGGCATCAAAGAGCTGAGTTCTTTGGCAGAGGATGTCATTATCGTAACTTCCAGTTTAACCAAGGATATGACTGGAAAGGAAGACTTGTACAGAGCGGCTGCCATAAGGGCTTTATGCACCATCACGGATGGTGGAATGCTAACAACTATAGAACGTTACATGAAGCAAGCTATCGTAGACCGTTCTCCTGCTGTTTCCAGCGCAGCTTTAGTTTCCTCTCTCCATTTGACCAGCGTCTCCGCGGACGTTACGCGCAGATGGGCAAACGAAGCTCAAGAAGCGTTATATTCCGCCAACGTGATGGTGCAGTATCATGCTCTGGGCGTCTTGTATCAAGCTCGCAAATCTGACAAACACGCTGTAATTAAGTTAGTCGCGAAGCTCATGAGAACCAGTCCAAAGAGTCCTTACGCGGCGTGCATGCTAATCAGAATGGCGTGTAAATTATTGGAAGAAGTCGACGAAGGCGAAGAGCTGCTAGGATTCATCGAGTCGTGTTTGCGTCAGAAATCCGAGATGGTCGTGTACGAAGCGGCGCACGCGTTGGTAAATCTTGGAAGAAGCGGCGCTAGGGAAATAGGCCTTGCTATTAGCGTTCTCCAACTGTTTTGCGGCTCCCCTAAACCAGCTTTAAGATTCGCCGCCGTCAGGACTTTGAACAAAGTAGCTATGACCCACCCAGCGGCAGTTACCGCCTGCAATTTAGATTTGGAAAACTTGATCACGGACTCGAACAGATCGATCGCCACGTTGGCGATCACCACTCTTTTGAAAACTGGCGCGGAAAGTTCGGTGGATCGATTGATGAAACAAATCGCCACTTTCGTGTCCGAAATTTCGGACGAATTTAAAGTCGTGGTTGTGCAGGCTATAAG AGCCTTGTGTCAAAAGTTCCCTCGTAAACACGCGGTATTAATGAACTTCCTCTCCGCGATGCTGAGGGACGAGGGAGGGCTCGAGTACAAGGCAGCGATCGCAGACACGATAATCGCCGTCATGGAAGGAAACGCGGAGGCTAAGGAAGCAGGTCTCGCCCATCTGTGCGAGTTCATCGAAGATTGCGAGCACATTTCCCTCGCTGTACGTATCCTGCATCTGCTCGGCCAGGAAGGACCAACGTCCAAGCAGCCGTCCAGATACATTCGGTTCATCTACAATCGCGTGATCCTGGAAAGCGCCAGCGTGCGTGCAGCAGCCGTCACCGCTTTGGCGCGTTTCGCCGCGGCTTGTCCGCCATTGCTTCCGAACGTGTTGGTCCTCTTGTCTCGTTGTCAGTTGGATTCCGACGACGAAGTCCGCGATCGCGCAGCTTACTACTGCACCATTCTGCAACAACAAAACGATCCAAACGTGTTACCCTTGATACAACCTCCTCTGCTCTCGGTGCCCAGCTTGGAGAGAGCTTTGAGAAATTACATGCGAACACCGATGGAGGAACCGTTTGATATTTCCCAG ATACCGTCGGCACAGACCACCGAGGAACCAGCGCAAGTCGAAGTTCACACGACCGTAAAACAGCAACAACCTCGTTTGACGCGGGAGGAAAGCTTCGTGGAGAAATTGTTGCAAGTACCGCGCCTGGCGGCGATTATTCGTGACTCGACGCTACTAAAATCTTCGCCGGTCTTTGAGCTGACGGAATCGGAAACCGAATACAACGTGAAATGTATCAAGCACACGTTTACCGATCTTCTGGTTCTACAATTCGATTGCATAAATACTCTTTCCGATCAGTTGCTCGAGGACGTAACAGTGGCCGTCGAAACACCAGAGAA CTATACGATGATCTGCGAAGTTCCTTGTCCCCGTTTATCATGCAACGAACCTGGCACAACGTATACGGTATTGAAATATCCGGAAGACGTTCATGCTAGCGTCGCCACTATTCCTACGACCCTCCGATTCATGGCTCGCGACTGTGACCCCGCAACAGCCATCCCAGATGCCGAACAAGGATACAACGATGAATATATG cTGGAAGATTTAGAAGTAACTCTAGCCGATCAAGTCCGAGGAATGGGTAACAGGGGATTAGATTTTGGTGCTGCCTGGGAGGCAGCCGTAGCAAAAGAATATACCAAACTCGAGGAGACGTTTGCTTTAGGCCCATCGGTCACTACCTTGGAAGGGGCGATCCAAAGTCTGACAGGTTTTTTGGGCTTGGAGGCCGTAGAACGATCCAACCGAGTACCATCTGGTGCCACTGTGCACAATTTGTTATTGAACGGCGTTTTCAGGGGCGGGAAAGTCGTTCTTGCTCGTGCAAGATTAGCATTGTTCGGTAATCAGGTAACGATGCAACTTTCTGTCTTGTGTCAAGATCCAGATATAGCCGAGTTAATAGTTTCATCCGTGGGATAA
- the Und gene encoding methionyl aminopeptidase und — translation MAAVLDEVGKSAEKLVDEEKREIVDDEDETGAVQASKKKKKKIKKKKAGAVETNADVPEGEEDKAKNNTVGEEPAAEVADNDAEGEEAKKKKKKRKSRGKTGGVKQQTDPPTIPVSEFFPDGNFPIGQIMDHPSAAGVDDRTAKERFSSEEARAFDRMHNDIYNEARQAAEAHRQTRKHIMKFVKPGMTMIEICNELENTARKLIGEDGLKAGLAFPTGCSRNHCAAHYTPNAGDPTVLEYDDVTKIDFGTHINGRIIDCAFTLTFNPKYDKLIEAVRDATNTGIKAAGIDVQLCDVGAAIQEVMESYEIDLDGKTYRIKSIRNLNGHSIAPYRIHAGKTVPIVKGGEATRMEENEFYAIETFGSTGKGIVHDDLDCSHYMKSFDAGYVPLRLQSSKVLLNTINKHFGTLAFCKRWLDRVGCTKYQMALKDLCDKDALEAYPPLVDVKGCYTAQFEHTLVLRPTCKEVISRGDDY, via the exons ATGGCTGCCGTGTTGGACGAAGTGGGTAAATCCGCCGAAAAATTGGTGGACGAAGAGAAACGCGAAATCGTCGACGACGAAGATGAAACTGGCGCGGTACAAGCatcgaagaagaaaaaaaaaaagataaagaaGAAGAAAGCTG GAGCTGTTGAAACCAATGCGGATGTCCCGGAAGGAGAAGAAGACAAAGCAAAAAATAACACGGTGGGCGAAG AACCCGCCGCGGAGGTGGCAGATAACGATGCGGAGGGAGAAGAAgccaaaaagaagaagaagaaacgtAAATCGCGTGGAAAAACCGGAGGCGTTAAGCAACAAACGGATCCTCCGACTATACCCGTGTCGGAGTTTTTCCCCGACGGAAACTTCCCGATAGGGCAGATCATGGATCATCCTTCCGCAGCTGGGGTGGACGATAGAACGGCAAAAGAGCGTTTCTCGAGCGAGGAAGCGCGAGCTTTCGATAGAATGCATAACGATATCTATAACGAAGCCAGACAAGCTGCAGAAGCTCATAGGCAAACAAGAAAACACATTATGAAATTT GTAAAACCAGGAATGACGATGATAGAGATTTGCAACGAGTTGGAAAACACAGCCAGAAAATTGATAGGAGAGGATGGGCTTAAGGCTGGATTGGCATTTCCAACTGGTTGTTCTAGAAATCATTGCGCGGCTCATTACACTCCGAACGCGGGAGATCCAACCGTGTTGGAGTACGACGATGTTACGAAGATAGATTTTGGTACACACATCAACGGACGTATAATCGATTGCGCGTTTACCCTAACGTTCAATCCGAAGTACGACAAGTTGATCGAAGCGGTTCGCGACGCTACAAATACCGGGATTAAGGCTGCCGGTATCGACGTCCAACTTTGTGACGTGGGTGCTGCGATTCAGGAAGTAATGGAGTCGTACGAGATCGATTTGGATGGCAAAACTTATCGG ATAAAATCCATAAGAAATCTTAATGGTCATTCGATTGCTCCTTACCGTATTCACGCCGGGAAAACTGTGCCGATAGTTAAAGGTGGCGAGGCTACCAGAATGGAGGAGAACGAGTTCTACGCTATCGAAACATTCGGATCGACCGGAAAAGGAATCGTGCACGACGATTTAGACTGTTCTCACTATATGAAGAGCTTCGATGCTGGCTACGTCCCGCTAAGATTACAGAGTAGCAAAGTTCTACTCAATACTATCAACAAGCATTTCG GTACTTTGGCTTTCTGTAAGCGATGGTTGGATCGCGTCGGTTGTACAAAGTATCAGATGGCTTTAAAGGATCTATGCGATAAAGACGCCCTCGAAGCTTACCCGCCTCTGGTCGATGTCAAGGGATGTTACACCGCTCAATTCGAGCATACTCTGGTTTTACGTCCAACGTGTAAAGAAGTTATTTCCCGCGGAGACGACTATTAA
- the Snsl gene encoding snustorr snarlik, with product MSSTKDVLITICVLLFLCDHAACLIVPEELPTILSLIYSNIPPIKKGTDSRLGVGFRLGQHADFQVLVELGPQTETDPIGNVDTKRRRDAMLSAAMKGELGPLAQAVAKYQMERKFQRELEKLKKTEEKANAVAIEENDVKKSTGSDWLAQWSKEMVKPSKDNASVEDISNGKGFSPSLKSKTVQRIGRPPVSSSGGQSTISDLENLYKQQSDKKSE from the exons ATGTCGAGCACGAAGGACGTGCTGATAACGATATGCGTTCTGCTGTTCCTCTGCGATC ATGCTGCCTGCCTCATTGTCCCGGAAGAACTGCCCACGATACTTTCGCTGATCTATTCGAATATCCCGCCGATTAAGAAAG GTACCGATTCGAGACTCGGAGTGGGTTTTCGACTGGGTCAGCACGCTGATTTTCAAGTGCTCGTCGAACTGGGACCGCAAACCGAAACGGACCCGATCGGTAATGTCGACACCAAGAGGCGCCGCGAC GCGATGCTCAGTGCCGCGATGAAAGGAGAACTCGGACCGTTGGCTCAAGCAGTCGCAAAGTATCAAATGGAACGAAAATTCCAGAGGGAATTggaaaaattgaagaaaactGAAGAGAAGGCTAACGCGGTAGCCATCGAGGAAAATGACGTTAAAAAG TCTACAGGCAGCGATTGGTTGGCACAATGGAGCAAAGAAATGGTGAAACCGTCCAAGGACAACGCATCGGTGGAAGATATTTCCAATGGAAAGGGTTTCTCGCCATCTTTGAAAAGCAAAACTGTACAGAGAATAGGAAGACCTCCTGTTTCGTCGAGCGGTGGACAAAGTACAATCTCGGATCTGGAAAACTTGTACAAGCAACAAAGTGATAAAAAGAGCGAGTGA